Proteins from a genomic interval of Caulobacter sp. NIBR1757:
- the iolB gene encoding 5-deoxy-glucuronate isomerase, producing MTLLVRPHAPDTAGTVLEVTPESAGWDHVGFKVVNLADGQSASEAAGMRETCLVVLTGKADITVGTETHKGLGGRASVFEDAAPAAVYVPAGQAWSVTAQGAVELAVCSAPGTGQGASRVIEPTKMSREVRGSGTNTRYVRNILPETEPADSLLVVEVITPGGHWSSYPPHKHDTATAGEETALEETYYHRLNPPQGFAFQRVYTDDRSLDETVCVQDGDVVMVPRGYHPVGAPHGYDLYYLNVMAGPKRQWIFRNDPAHDWIAKKT from the coding sequence ATGACCCTCCTCGTTCGCCCCCACGCCCCAGACACCGCCGGCACGGTGCTTGAGGTAACCCCGGAAAGCGCCGGCTGGGATCATGTCGGCTTCAAGGTCGTGAACCTCGCCGACGGCCAGTCGGCCAGTGAAGCGGCCGGGATGCGCGAGACCTGTCTGGTCGTCCTGACCGGCAAGGCCGACATCACCGTCGGGACCGAGACCCACAAGGGCCTGGGAGGCCGCGCCAGCGTCTTCGAGGACGCCGCCCCGGCCGCTGTCTACGTCCCCGCCGGCCAGGCCTGGTCGGTCACCGCCCAGGGCGCCGTCGAACTGGCCGTCTGTTCGGCGCCGGGCACGGGGCAGGGCGCTTCCCGGGTCATCGAGCCGACGAAGATGAGCCGCGAGGTCCGGGGTTCCGGGACCAACACCCGCTACGTCCGCAACATCCTGCCGGAGACCGAACCCGCCGACAGCCTGCTGGTGGTCGAGGTCATCACCCCCGGCGGCCACTGGTCCAGCTATCCGCCGCATAAGCACGACACCGCCACGGCCGGCGAGGAAACGGCGCTGGAGGAGACCTACTACCACCGGCTCAATCCGCCGCAGGGCTTCGCCTTCCAGCGCGTCTACACCGACGACCGTAGCCTGGACGAGACAGTCTGCGTGCAGGACGGCGACGTGGTCATGGTGCCGCGCGGCTATCACCCCGTGGGCGCCCCCCACGGCTACGACCTCTACTACCTGAACGTCATGGCCGGCCCGAAGCGGCAGTGGATTTTCCGCAACGACCCGGCCCACGACTGGATCGCGAAAAAGACCTGA
- the iolE gene encoding myo-inosose-2 dehydratase: MTIRFGVSPIAWANDDMPELGGDTPLDSILADIRDVGFSGVELGGKFPRDAATLKPLLGSYGLDLVGGWYSGNLLVHDAEAEIAALQDHLVLLKAMGSTVFVHAETSNAIHGARSVPMTQTPVLDEAGWKQFGERLTTVADYIAAQGLRFAYHHHLGTVVERASDLDAFIRHTGPSVGLTLDTGHAALGGINPAEVIKAHPDRIAHIHCKDIRRATHKTVREAGASFLDGVLAGMFTVPGDGGLDYGKIMRALSDIGYSGWIIIEAEQDPALADPKTYADLGLRTLEREAEAAGLKKAA; this comes from the coding sequence ATGACCATCCGTTTCGGCGTCAGCCCCATCGCCTGGGCCAACGACGACATGCCCGAACTGGGCGGCGACACGCCCCTGGACTCGATTCTCGCCGACATCCGCGACGTCGGCTTCAGCGGCGTCGAACTGGGCGGCAAGTTCCCACGCGACGCGGCGACCCTGAAACCCCTGCTGGGCAGCTACGGCCTCGACCTGGTCGGCGGCTGGTACAGCGGCAATCTGCTTGTCCACGACGCCGAGGCTGAGATCGCCGCCCTGCAGGATCACCTGGTCCTGCTGAAGGCCATGGGCAGCACCGTCTTCGTCCACGCCGAGACATCCAACGCCATCCATGGCGCCCGGTCGGTCCCGATGACGCAGACCCCCGTCCTCGACGAAGCCGGTTGGAAGCAGTTCGGCGAACGGCTGACCACGGTCGCCGACTACATCGCCGCGCAAGGCCTGCGCTTCGCCTATCACCACCATCTGGGCACCGTGGTCGAGCGCGCCTCCGACCTCGACGCCTTCATCCGTCACACCGGACCCAGTGTCGGCCTGACCCTCGACACCGGCCACGCGGCGCTGGGCGGCATCAACCCCGCTGAGGTCATCAAGGCCCATCCGGACCGCATCGCCCACATCCACTGCAAGGACATCCGCCGCGCCACCCACAAGACGGTGCGCGAGGCCGGGGCCAGCTTCCTCGATGGCGTGCTGGCCGGGATGTTCACCGTCCCCGGGGACGGCGGCCTTGACTACGGCAAGATCATGCGGGCCCTGTCGGACATCGGCTACAGCGGCTGGATCATCATCGAGGCCGAGCAGGACCCGGCGCTGGCCGACCCCAAAACCTATGCCGACCTGGGCTTACGCACGCTGGAGCGCGAAGCCGAGGCGGCCGGCCTGAAGAAGGCCGCGTGA